A window of Strix aluco isolate bStrAlu1 chromosome 2, bStrAlu1.hap1, whole genome shotgun sequence contains these coding sequences:
- the CNGA3 gene encoding cyclic nucleotide-gated channel alpha-3 isoform X2, whose product MAKINTQHSYPGMHRLSVRTTDEDIERIENGCIRTHSLCEDASSELQRVISVEGRHVSESQRSSFTGRGAMARLSRFVVSVRSWATKHLHHEDQRPDSFLERIRGPELVEVSSRQSNIRSLLGIHEWPGGVNSHWPLARFNVNYSNNTNEEKKKEIFVIDPSSNIYYNWLTIIAAPVFYNWCMIVCRACFDELQIDHIKLWLFLDYGCDIIYVLDMFVRFRTGFLEQGLLVQDEKKLRDHYTKTVQFKLDVLSLLPTDLAYLKFGLNYPELRFNRLLRISRLFEFFDRTETRTNYPNMFRIGNLVLYILIIIHWNACIYFAISKLIGFGTDSWVYPNVSVPEYGRLSRKYIYSLYWSTLTLTTIGETPPPVKDEEYLFVVIDFLVGVLIFATIVGNVGSMISNMNASRAEFQARVDSIKQYMHFRKVTKDLEARVIKWFDYLWTNKKTVDEKEVLKNLPDKLKAEIAINVHLDTLKKVRIFQDCEAGLLIELVLKLKPTVFSPGDYICKKGDIGREMYIIKEGKLAVVADDGVTQFVVLSDGSYFGEISILNIKGSKSGNRRTANIRSIGYSDLFCLSKDDLMEALTEYPEAKKALEEKGRQILMKDNLIDEEAAKAGADPKDLEEKIERLETALDTLQTRFARLLAEYTSSQQKVKQRLARVETRVKKYGSGTLSIGETEAEKPEEEKKQ is encoded by the exons ATGGCAAAAATCAACACCCAGCACTCCTACCCTGGTATGCACAGACTGTCTGTCAGAACTACTGATGAAGATATTGAAAGGATTGAAAATGGCTGCATCAG AACCCATTCCCTGTGTGAGGATGCTTCTTCAGAACTGCAGAGAGTCATTTCTGTGGAGGGAAGACATGTATCTGAATCCCAGAGGAGTTCATTCACAGGCAGGGGAGCAATGGCAAG GCTATCACGATTTGTTGTATCTGTGAGGTCATGGGCCACAAAACATTTGCACCATGAAGACCAAAGACCTGATTCTTTCCTAGAACGTATCCGAGGGCCAGAGCTTGTAGAGGTGTCCAGTAGGCAAAGTAACATCCGCTCCCTTCTGGGTATCCATGAGTGGCCTGGGGGAGTAAACAG TCACTGGCCCCTGGCCAGGTTTAACGTCAACTATAGCAACAACACCAATGAAGA gaagaaaaaagagatctTTGTGATAGATCCTTCAAGCAATATTTACTACAACTGGCTGACCATAATTGCAGCACCCGTGTTCTATAACTGGTGTATGATAGTGTGCAG AGCCTGTTTTGATGAGCTACAAATTGACCATATTAAATTATGGCTGTTCTTGGATTATGGCTGTGATATCATCTATGTTCTTGACATGTTTGTCAGATTCAGGACAG gCTTCCTTGAACAAGGCTTACTAGTTCAGGATGAAAAGAAATTACGAGATCATTATACCAAAACTGTCCAGTTCAAACTGGATGTGCTGTCCCTTCTGCCAACAGACCTGGCATATTTGAAGTTTGGTTTGAACTACCCTGAACTGCGATTTAACCGCTTGCTGAGGATTTCTCGTCTGTTTGAGTTTTTTGACCgtactgaaaccaggacaaattATCCAAACATGTTTCGTATTGGAAATCTTGTCTTATACATTCTTATCATCATCCACTGGAACGCGTGTATATACTTTGCGATTTCAAAGCTCATCGGATTTGGAACCGACTCTTGGGTCTACCCTAATGTGTCCGTTCCAGAGTACGGGCGCCTGTCTAGAAAGTACATTTACAGTCTGTACTGGTCAACGCTCACACTGACAACCATTGGAGAAACACCGCCCCCGGTGAAAGATGAAGAATATCTCTTCGTGGTCATTGACTTCCTGGTGGGTGTGCTGATCTTCGCTACCATTGTCGGTAATGTGGGCTCCATGATTTCCAACATGAATGCCTCCAGGGCAGAGTTCCAAGCCAGAGTGGATTCCATTAAACAGTACATGCATTTCCGAAAAGTGACTAAGGATTTGGAAGCCAGGGTTATTAAGTGGTTTGATTACCTCTGGACCAACAAGAAAACAGTGGATGAGAAGGAAGTTCTCAAAAATCTGCCTGACAAGTTAAAGGCTGAAATTGCCATCAATGTCCATTTGGACACACTGAAGAAAGTGCGTATATTCCAGGATTGTGAAGCTGGACTTCTCATTGAGCTGGTGCTGAAACTGAAACCTACGGTCTTCAGTCCTGGGGACTACATTTGCAAAAAGGGAGATATTGGGAGAGAAATGTACATTATTAAAGAGGGAAAATTGGCTGTGGTGGCAGATGATGGTGTAACCCAATTTGTAGTCCTAAGTGATGGCAGCTACTTTGGCGAAATCAGCATCCTAAACATCAAAGGTAGTAAATCTGGTAACAGGAGGACAGCCAACATAAGGAGTATTGGTTATTCTGATTTGTTCTGCTTGTCTAAGGATGATTTAATGGAAGCCCTCACAGAATATCCAGAAGCCAAAAAGGCTCTGGAAGAGAAAGGGCGACAAATTCTGATGAAAGACAACTTAATAGATGAGGAAGCAGCAAAAGCAGGAGCTGACCCAAAAGACTTGGAAGAAAAGATAGAAAGACTTGAAACAGCTCTGGATACGCTGCAGACTAGGTTTGCGAGGCTCTTAGCAGAATACACCTCATCTCAACAAAAAGTGAAGCAGAGACTTGCCAGAGTAGAAACCCGAGTGAAAAAATATGGTAGTGGCACCTTATCAATTGGAGAAACAGAGGCTGAAAAAcctgaggaggagaaaaagcagtaa
- the CNGA3 gene encoding cyclic nucleotide-gated channel alpha-3 isoform X1 produces MAKINTQHSYPGMHRLSVRTTDEDIERIENGCIRTHSLCEDASSELQRVISVEGRHVSESQRSSFTGRGAMARLSRFVVSVRSWATKHLHHEDQRPDSFLERIRGPELVEVSSRQSNIRSLLGIHEWPGGVNSHWPLARFNVNYSNNTNEDKKEEKKEAKEEKKEEKKEEKKEDKKDNNKKEEKKKEIFVIDPSSNIYYNWLTIIAAPVFYNWCMIVCRACFDELQIDHIKLWLFLDYGCDIIYVLDMFVRFRTGFLEQGLLVQDEKKLRDHYTKTVQFKLDVLSLLPTDLAYLKFGLNYPELRFNRLLRISRLFEFFDRTETRTNYPNMFRIGNLVLYILIIIHWNACIYFAISKLIGFGTDSWVYPNVSVPEYGRLSRKYIYSLYWSTLTLTTIGETPPPVKDEEYLFVVIDFLVGVLIFATIVGNVGSMISNMNASRAEFQARVDSIKQYMHFRKVTKDLEARVIKWFDYLWTNKKTVDEKEVLKNLPDKLKAEIAINVHLDTLKKVRIFQDCEAGLLIELVLKLKPTVFSPGDYICKKGDIGREMYIIKEGKLAVVADDGVTQFVVLSDGSYFGEISILNIKGSKSGNRRTANIRSIGYSDLFCLSKDDLMEALTEYPEAKKALEEKGRQILMKDNLIDEEAAKAGADPKDLEEKIERLETALDTLQTRFARLLAEYTSSQQKVKQRLARVETRVKKYGSGTLSIGETEAEKPEEEKKQ; encoded by the exons ATGGCAAAAATCAACACCCAGCACTCCTACCCTGGTATGCACAGACTGTCTGTCAGAACTACTGATGAAGATATTGAAAGGATTGAAAATGGCTGCATCAG AACCCATTCCCTGTGTGAGGATGCTTCTTCAGAACTGCAGAGAGTCATTTCTGTGGAGGGAAGACATGTATCTGAATCCCAGAGGAGTTCATTCACAGGCAGGGGAGCAATGGCAAG GCTATCACGATTTGTTGTATCTGTGAGGTCATGGGCCACAAAACATTTGCACCATGAAGACCAAAGACCTGATTCTTTCCTAGAACGTATCCGAGGGCCAGAGCTTGTAGAGGTGTCCAGTAGGCAAAGTAACATCCGCTCCCTTCTGGGTATCCATGAGTGGCCTGGGGGAGTAAACAG TCACTGGCCCCTGGCCAGGTTTAACGTCAACTATAGCAACAACACCAATGAAGA caaaaaggaagaaaagaaagaggctaaagaggagaaaaaagaggaaaagaaagaggaaaagaaagaggacaaaaaagataataataaaaaagaaga gaagaaaaaagagatctTTGTGATAGATCCTTCAAGCAATATTTACTACAACTGGCTGACCATAATTGCAGCACCCGTGTTCTATAACTGGTGTATGATAGTGTGCAG AGCCTGTTTTGATGAGCTACAAATTGACCATATTAAATTATGGCTGTTCTTGGATTATGGCTGTGATATCATCTATGTTCTTGACATGTTTGTCAGATTCAGGACAG gCTTCCTTGAACAAGGCTTACTAGTTCAGGATGAAAAGAAATTACGAGATCATTATACCAAAACTGTCCAGTTCAAACTGGATGTGCTGTCCCTTCTGCCAACAGACCTGGCATATTTGAAGTTTGGTTTGAACTACCCTGAACTGCGATTTAACCGCTTGCTGAGGATTTCTCGTCTGTTTGAGTTTTTTGACCgtactgaaaccaggacaaattATCCAAACATGTTTCGTATTGGAAATCTTGTCTTATACATTCTTATCATCATCCACTGGAACGCGTGTATATACTTTGCGATTTCAAAGCTCATCGGATTTGGAACCGACTCTTGGGTCTACCCTAATGTGTCCGTTCCAGAGTACGGGCGCCTGTCTAGAAAGTACATTTACAGTCTGTACTGGTCAACGCTCACACTGACAACCATTGGAGAAACACCGCCCCCGGTGAAAGATGAAGAATATCTCTTCGTGGTCATTGACTTCCTGGTGGGTGTGCTGATCTTCGCTACCATTGTCGGTAATGTGGGCTCCATGATTTCCAACATGAATGCCTCCAGGGCAGAGTTCCAAGCCAGAGTGGATTCCATTAAACAGTACATGCATTTCCGAAAAGTGACTAAGGATTTGGAAGCCAGGGTTATTAAGTGGTTTGATTACCTCTGGACCAACAAGAAAACAGTGGATGAGAAGGAAGTTCTCAAAAATCTGCCTGACAAGTTAAAGGCTGAAATTGCCATCAATGTCCATTTGGACACACTGAAGAAAGTGCGTATATTCCAGGATTGTGAAGCTGGACTTCTCATTGAGCTGGTGCTGAAACTGAAACCTACGGTCTTCAGTCCTGGGGACTACATTTGCAAAAAGGGAGATATTGGGAGAGAAATGTACATTATTAAAGAGGGAAAATTGGCTGTGGTGGCAGATGATGGTGTAACCCAATTTGTAGTCCTAAGTGATGGCAGCTACTTTGGCGAAATCAGCATCCTAAACATCAAAGGTAGTAAATCTGGTAACAGGAGGACAGCCAACATAAGGAGTATTGGTTATTCTGATTTGTTCTGCTTGTCTAAGGATGATTTAATGGAAGCCCTCACAGAATATCCAGAAGCCAAAAAGGCTCTGGAAGAGAAAGGGCGACAAATTCTGATGAAAGACAACTTAATAGATGAGGAAGCAGCAAAAGCAGGAGCTGACCCAAAAGACTTGGAAGAAAAGATAGAAAGACTTGAAACAGCTCTGGATACGCTGCAGACTAGGTTTGCGAGGCTCTTAGCAGAATACACCTCATCTCAACAAAAAGTGAAGCAGAGACTTGCCAGAGTAGAAACCCGAGTGAAAAAATATGGTAGTGGCACCTTATCAATTGGAGAAACAGAGGCTGAAAAAcctgaggaggagaaaaagcagtaa
- the CNGA3 gene encoding cyclic nucleotide-gated channel alpha-3 isoform X3, whose amino-acid sequence MAKINTQHSYPGMHRLSVRTTDEDIERIENGCIRTHSLCEDASSELQRVISVEGRHVSESQRSSFTGRGAMARLSRFVVSVRSWATKHLHHEDQRPDSFLERIRGPELVEVSSRQSNIRSLLGIHEWPGGVNRKKKEIFVIDPSSNIYYNWLTIIAAPVFYNWCMIVCRACFDELQIDHIKLWLFLDYGCDIIYVLDMFVRFRTGFLEQGLLVQDEKKLRDHYTKTVQFKLDVLSLLPTDLAYLKFGLNYPELRFNRLLRISRLFEFFDRTETRTNYPNMFRIGNLVLYILIIIHWNACIYFAISKLIGFGTDSWVYPNVSVPEYGRLSRKYIYSLYWSTLTLTTIGETPPPVKDEEYLFVVIDFLVGVLIFATIVGNVGSMISNMNASRAEFQARVDSIKQYMHFRKVTKDLEARVIKWFDYLWTNKKTVDEKEVLKNLPDKLKAEIAINVHLDTLKKVRIFQDCEAGLLIELVLKLKPTVFSPGDYICKKGDIGREMYIIKEGKLAVVADDGVTQFVVLSDGSYFGEISILNIKGSKSGNRRTANIRSIGYSDLFCLSKDDLMEALTEYPEAKKALEEKGRQILMKDNLIDEEAAKAGADPKDLEEKIERLETALDTLQTRFARLLAEYTSSQQKVKQRLARVETRVKKYGSGTLSIGETEAEKPEEEKKQ is encoded by the exons ATGGCAAAAATCAACACCCAGCACTCCTACCCTGGTATGCACAGACTGTCTGTCAGAACTACTGATGAAGATATTGAAAGGATTGAAAATGGCTGCATCAG AACCCATTCCCTGTGTGAGGATGCTTCTTCAGAACTGCAGAGAGTCATTTCTGTGGAGGGAAGACATGTATCTGAATCCCAGAGGAGTTCATTCACAGGCAGGGGAGCAATGGCAAG GCTATCACGATTTGTTGTATCTGTGAGGTCATGGGCCACAAAACATTTGCACCATGAAGACCAAAGACCTGATTCTTTCCTAGAACGTATCCGAGGGCCAGAGCTTGTAGAGGTGTCCAGTAGGCAAAGTAACATCCGCTCCCTTCTGGGTATCCATGAGTGGCCTGGGGGAGTAAACAG gaagaaaaaagagatctTTGTGATAGATCCTTCAAGCAATATTTACTACAACTGGCTGACCATAATTGCAGCACCCGTGTTCTATAACTGGTGTATGATAGTGTGCAG AGCCTGTTTTGATGAGCTACAAATTGACCATATTAAATTATGGCTGTTCTTGGATTATGGCTGTGATATCATCTATGTTCTTGACATGTTTGTCAGATTCAGGACAG gCTTCCTTGAACAAGGCTTACTAGTTCAGGATGAAAAGAAATTACGAGATCATTATACCAAAACTGTCCAGTTCAAACTGGATGTGCTGTCCCTTCTGCCAACAGACCTGGCATATTTGAAGTTTGGTTTGAACTACCCTGAACTGCGATTTAACCGCTTGCTGAGGATTTCTCGTCTGTTTGAGTTTTTTGACCgtactgaaaccaggacaaattATCCAAACATGTTTCGTATTGGAAATCTTGTCTTATACATTCTTATCATCATCCACTGGAACGCGTGTATATACTTTGCGATTTCAAAGCTCATCGGATTTGGAACCGACTCTTGGGTCTACCCTAATGTGTCCGTTCCAGAGTACGGGCGCCTGTCTAGAAAGTACATTTACAGTCTGTACTGGTCAACGCTCACACTGACAACCATTGGAGAAACACCGCCCCCGGTGAAAGATGAAGAATATCTCTTCGTGGTCATTGACTTCCTGGTGGGTGTGCTGATCTTCGCTACCATTGTCGGTAATGTGGGCTCCATGATTTCCAACATGAATGCCTCCAGGGCAGAGTTCCAAGCCAGAGTGGATTCCATTAAACAGTACATGCATTTCCGAAAAGTGACTAAGGATTTGGAAGCCAGGGTTATTAAGTGGTTTGATTACCTCTGGACCAACAAGAAAACAGTGGATGAGAAGGAAGTTCTCAAAAATCTGCCTGACAAGTTAAAGGCTGAAATTGCCATCAATGTCCATTTGGACACACTGAAGAAAGTGCGTATATTCCAGGATTGTGAAGCTGGACTTCTCATTGAGCTGGTGCTGAAACTGAAACCTACGGTCTTCAGTCCTGGGGACTACATTTGCAAAAAGGGAGATATTGGGAGAGAAATGTACATTATTAAAGAGGGAAAATTGGCTGTGGTGGCAGATGATGGTGTAACCCAATTTGTAGTCCTAAGTGATGGCAGCTACTTTGGCGAAATCAGCATCCTAAACATCAAAGGTAGTAAATCTGGTAACAGGAGGACAGCCAACATAAGGAGTATTGGTTATTCTGATTTGTTCTGCTTGTCTAAGGATGATTTAATGGAAGCCCTCACAGAATATCCAGAAGCCAAAAAGGCTCTGGAAGAGAAAGGGCGACAAATTCTGATGAAAGACAACTTAATAGATGAGGAAGCAGCAAAAGCAGGAGCTGACCCAAAAGACTTGGAAGAAAAGATAGAAAGACTTGAAACAGCTCTGGATACGCTGCAGACTAGGTTTGCGAGGCTCTTAGCAGAATACACCTCATCTCAACAAAAAGTGAAGCAGAGACTTGCCAGAGTAGAAACCCGAGTGAAAAAATATGGTAGTGGCACCTTATCAATTGGAGAAACAGAGGCTGAAAAAcctgaggaggagaaaaagcagtaa